In Saccharicrinis carchari, a single window of DNA contains:
- the porU gene encoding type IX secretion system sortase PorU: MNTIKIGLWGFFCMLSMAVSSQENIILDKTVEWRDPSIINVHGEEVTLLQFSDMGDLKPETNIPMLNQTIKFPYGTTPENIQVSIQEPVFIWPTPQEHAHFKDKVLNKDINFDFSVSQSGQQYFLDLSLTPVIKPEGALSFKKLVSYSILISYKQTQPSRLKSTLKAVNYADNSVLSKGKWVKVSIAKSGIHKISYSQLKEWGVTNTAHVGLYGNGGKALPASNNEYRPDDLIENPVWHYNNAIYFYAQGPVTWEFDDNKRIFKHKKNLFSDKAYYFITEKDAPSQTLAASSLHTAEYDKEVDYFNDYAYHEIDNHNLISSGNVWFGEKFDYYSNTNHSFDFTFDNTVRGSSATVFASLAARSSTTTAFELLVNDKLLTKTYVSSVDVTKIVGYFARMGTLSTNFDVNDDNIKLNIRFALKNSQSSSLGYLDYICVNADRHLHFISNELAFRNQDMVGTGSKVKYVLSNSNNVIIWDISNPLSPLSVKTSTSGTQTEFNYAANELRDFVAFDPEGSFPTPVFEENVANQNLHASPFADYIIVSHPDFLSEANRLGTIHQNYSGMSYLVVNTKEIYNEFSSGKTDVTAIRSFVRMLYDKAGDDLSKKPKNLLLFGDGSYDNRPGIAGNTDKIPTYQSDNSIHATSSYVSDDYFGLLDPNEGDRIPSDKVDIGIGRFPVNTLEEAKIAVDKTYKYYYQQSNDQWKSNLTFVGDDGDGNIHMRDADLLTKDLLATHPEYNISKLYFDAYEKLTTTSGTSIPVIEQDIGQAITKGNLIFNYTGHGSPNVLGHEKVITKTHIASWNNIDKLALFVTATCEFSRYDEKDMITAGEELFLNPLGGAIALFSTTRIVYSNANHNLNTSFYNFAFERDTDGQPYTLGQIMRRTKNKLSSSINKLNFSLLGDPAIRLIYPNAKVNTLKINEGDVTMKVDGTPAPLDSLKALSKIKVTGQISDSFNKLKDDFNGRVFVTVYDKQSRIVTRGNDGATPFSFDTFDNIIFKGSASASNGVFETEFVIPKDIRYNFDKGKISYYAYSDESQQEAFGAFSDIIIGGIDNNADEDNTGPEIKLWLNNKNFSQGAKVGSRPILLAEISDISGINTTGNGIGHDITAVINDNNSNPIILNNDFEATINSYQEGIIKRQLPVLESGKHTLTLKAWDTHNNSSTASIQFQVSEEGGIAISDAIVFPNPLVPGQTSYISFQHDDPNSRLNIQLLIYGLNGQLVSQQNSSVISLINTIPPIELKAQTSGGHSLSPGIYLYKLIIDSQSGRKGEISGKIMVGR, encoded by the coding sequence ATGAATACGATAAAGATTGGGTTGTGGGGTTTTTTTTGTATGCTAAGCATGGCTGTAAGCAGTCAGGAAAACATTATTTTAGATAAAACAGTTGAGTGGAGGGATCCGTCAATAATCAACGTGCACGGAGAAGAAGTAACACTACTTCAATTCTCCGATATGGGTGACCTGAAACCTGAAACGAATATCCCCATGCTGAATCAAACAATTAAATTTCCCTACGGCACAACACCCGAAAATATTCAGGTATCCATCCAGGAACCGGTATTTATATGGCCTACACCACAGGAGCATGCTCATTTTAAAGATAAAGTTTTAAATAAAGACATCAACTTTGATTTTTCCGTTTCACAAAGCGGCCAACAGTATTTCCTGGATCTCTCACTCACCCCCGTTATTAAGCCCGAGGGTGCTTTATCATTTAAAAAACTGGTTTCGTACAGCATCCTTATCAGCTACAAACAAACACAGCCATCTCGTTTAAAAAGCACTTTAAAGGCAGTTAACTATGCCGATAACTCTGTACTTAGCAAAGGTAAATGGGTAAAGGTGAGTATAGCCAAATCAGGAATTCATAAAATAAGCTATAGCCAGCTTAAAGAGTGGGGTGTGACCAATACTGCCCATGTAGGCCTGTACGGAAACGGTGGTAAGGCGCTCCCTGCATCAAACAACGAATATCGGCCCGACGACCTTATTGAAAATCCGGTATGGCACTATAATAACGCCATCTATTTTTATGCTCAAGGCCCGGTAACATGGGAGTTTGACGACAACAAAAGAATTTTTAAACACAAAAAAAACCTTTTTAGCGATAAGGCCTATTATTTTATCACTGAAAAAGATGCCCCATCGCAAACCCTTGCAGCATCGAGCCTACACACTGCAGAATACGATAAAGAAGTTGATTATTTTAATGACTATGCTTATCACGAGATAGATAATCATAATTTGATTTCATCGGGCAATGTATGGTTTGGCGAAAAATTCGATTATTACTCTAATACGAATCATAGCTTCGATTTTACATTTGACAATACGGTGAGGGGATCCAGTGCTACGGTATTTGCTTCCCTTGCAGCCCGATCGAGTACTACCACTGCCTTTGAGTTGCTGGTTAACGACAAGCTCCTTACCAAAACCTACGTAAGCAGTGTAGATGTTACCAAAATCGTCGGCTACTTCGCCAGAATGGGTACACTCAGCACCAACTTTGATGTTAACGACGATAATATTAAACTGAACATCCGTTTTGCCCTTAAAAACAGTCAATCTTCATCCCTTGGATACTTAGATTATATATGTGTAAATGCAGACAGACATCTTCATTTTATAAGTAACGAGCTGGCATTTAGGAATCAGGATATGGTGGGCACCGGCAGCAAAGTAAAATACGTACTTTCCAACAGCAACAATGTTATTATATGGGATATTAGCAATCCCTTAAGTCCTTTAAGCGTAAAAACAAGCACCTCGGGTACACAAACCGAATTTAATTATGCAGCAAATGAGCTAAGGGATTTTGTGGCTTTTGACCCGGAAGGGAGTTTTCCGACTCCTGTTTTTGAAGAGAATGTGGCGAACCAAAACCTGCATGCCAGCCCTTTTGCCGATTACATTATTGTGAGCCATCCGGACTTTTTATCCGAGGCCAACCGATTAGGCACGATACATCAAAACTACAGTGGGATGAGTTATTTGGTGGTGAACACCAAAGAAATTTACAACGAATTTTCATCGGGGAAAACAGATGTTACAGCCATTCGCAGCTTTGTGCGCATGCTTTACGACAAAGCAGGTGACGATTTAAGTAAAAAGCCAAAAAACCTACTGCTGTTTGGCGATGGCTCCTACGATAACCGGCCGGGGATTGCCGGCAATACCGATAAGATACCCACGTATCAGTCGGACAACTCTATACACGCAACCAGCTCGTATGTATCAGACGATTATTTCGGATTATTAGATCCCAACGAAGGAGACAGAATACCATCTGACAAGGTGGATATTGGGATTGGTCGTTTTCCGGTAAACACATTAGAAGAAGCTAAAATAGCGGTTGACAAAACTTACAAATATTATTATCAGCAGAGCAACGACCAGTGGAAAAGTAACCTGACCTTTGTAGGCGACGACGGCGATGGAAATATCCATATGAGAGATGCCGACCTACTGACTAAAGACCTTTTGGCTACGCATCCCGAATATAATATATCCAAGCTGTATTTTGATGCCTACGAAAAATTAACCACCACTTCCGGAACCAGTATTCCTGTTATTGAACAGGATATAGGACAAGCGATTACCAAAGGAAATTTAATTTTTAATTACACCGGACACGGCAGCCCTAATGTTTTAGGCCACGAAAAGGTAATTACCAAAACACATATTGCCAGTTGGAACAATATTGACAAACTTGCCCTTTTTGTTACGGCCACATGCGAATTTAGCCGTTACGACGAAAAAGATATGATTACGGCGGGCGAAGAATTGTTTTTGAATCCACTGGGAGGTGCTATTGCACTTTTCTCCACCACACGAATAGTGTACTCAAACGCCAATCACAACCTGAACACCAGTTTTTATAATTTTGCTTTTGAACGTGATACTGATGGCCAGCCGTACACCCTGGGCCAGATAATGAGGCGTACAAAAAACAAACTATCGAGCTCCATCAACAAGTTAAACTTTTCGCTTTTGGGCGATCCGGCTATCCGCTTGATTTATCCCAATGCAAAGGTGAATACCCTGAAAATTAACGAAGGCGATGTAACCATGAAAGTGGACGGAACACCTGCTCCCCTGGACAGTCTAAAGGCTTTAAGTAAAATAAAAGTTACCGGACAGATAAGCGATAGTTTCAATAAACTAAAAGACGACTTTAACGGAAGAGTTTTCGTAACAGTGTACGATAAGCAAAGTCGAATAGTTACCCGAGGCAACGATGGAGCCACACCTTTTTCCTTCGACACCTTCGATAATATTATTTTTAAAGGTTCAGCCAGTGCGTCTAACGGTGTTTTCGAAACAGAATTTGTTATACCCAAAGATATTCGCTACAATTTTGATAAGGGAAAAATTAGCTATTATGCCTATTCAGATGAAAGCCAGCAAGAGGCATTTGGTGCCTTTTCGGATATTATCATAGGTGGTATCGATAACAATGCCGACGAGGATAACACAGGGCCTGAAATTAAACTATGGCTTAACAACAAAAACTTTAGCCAGGGAGCCAAGGTGGGTTCACGACCAATCCTGTTGGCCGAGATATCGGATATTTCGGGTATTAATACTACCGGAAATGGTATTGGCCACGACATTACGGCTGTAATAAACGATAACAACTCAAACCCAATTATATTAAACAACGACTTTGAAGCTACCATCAACAGTTATCAGGAAGGCATCATTAAACGACAATTGCCGGTTTTGGAATCGGGTAAGCACACACTCACCCTTAAGGCATGGGATACGCATAACAATTCCTCCACTGCAAGTATCCAGTTTCAGGTTTCAGAAGAAGGTGGTATAGCTATTTCCGATGCCATTGTGTTTCCCAATCCACTAGTGCCGGGACAAACATCGTATATCTCCTTTCAACACGATGACCCCAACTCGCGGCTTAACATTCAATTGTTAATATACGGATTAAACGGACAGCTCGTTTCGCAACAAAACAGCTCGGTAATATCACTGATTAATACCATCCCCCCCATTGAGTTAAAGGCGCAAACCAGCGGAGGGCATTCACTAAGCCCCGGTATTTATCTGTACAAACTTATTATCGACTCCCAATCAGGGCGCAAAGGGGAAATTTCGGGTAAAATTATGGTGGGCCGATAA
- the porV gene encoding type IX secretion system outer membrane channel protein PorV: MQNFFLRTGIILSLVLISSLNINSQNTVNKKDAFPRTAAPFLTITPESRGGAMGDAGVATAPDINSQHWNSSKYAFLDQDMGVSLSFTPWLRDLVDDINLYYLTFFRRIDNMQTVSASLRYFSLGSIIFTDETGSPLSSGKPNEFAIDAAYALKLSDKISGSVAFRYIRSDINNGAYSEGAEPGSAFAADLNFFYLQNVKWGGRKGDVSAGINISNIGSKISYDGGANQEFLPANLRIGGAYTTEIDRYNKVGFTLDINRYMVAKGDFVDGAYEDKSDLSVPASFFQSFGDFAVEDLRISVGGEYWYDNQFAIRAGYYHEDEVIGNRKFATAGAGLKFNMFTIDASYIIAIAQNNPLANTIRFSLGFDLDQMGK, encoded by the coding sequence ATGCAGAACTTTTTTTTAAGAACAGGGATTATCCTTTCATTGGTACTTATCTCATCCCTTAATATAAACAGCCAAAATACGGTAAATAAAAAAGATGCTTTCCCCCGTACAGCAGCACCCTTTTTAACCATCACGCCCGAGTCGAGAGGTGGTGCGATGGGCGATGCCGGTGTGGCCACAGCACCCGACATCAATTCGCAGCACTGGAACTCAAGTAAATATGCCTTTTTAGATCAGGACATGGGTGTATCTCTATCTTTTACTCCCTGGCTCAGGGATTTAGTCGACGATATCAACTTGTATTATCTTACTTTTTTTCGTCGTATAGATAATATGCAAACGGTGAGTGCTTCCTTACGTTATTTTTCGTTAGGCTCTATTATTTTTACGGATGAAACAGGCTCACCCCTTTCCAGCGGAAAACCCAATGAATTTGCCATAGATGCGGCATACGCCTTAAAGCTATCAGATAAGATATCCGGTTCAGTTGCCTTTAGGTATATTCGATCCGACATCAACAACGGGGCTTATTCAGAAGGAGCTGAGCCCGGCAGTGCTTTTGCAGCCGACCTGAACTTTTTTTATCTGCAGAATGTTAAATGGGGTGGCAGAAAAGGCGATGTTTCTGCCGGCATCAACATCTCTAATATTGGCTCTAAAATATCGTACGATGGAGGAGCTAACCAGGAATTTTTACCAGCTAACCTACGCATAGGAGGAGCCTATACCACCGAGATAGACCGATACAATAAAGTGGGCTTTACGCTGGATATCAACCGCTACATGGTTGCTAAGGGTGATTTTGTAGATGGGGCCTACGAAGACAAAAGCGACCTTTCGGTGCCTGCTTCCTTTTTTCAGAGTTTTGGTGATTTTGCCGTTGAAGACTTAAGGATTTCGGTTGGAGGAGAATATTGGTACGACAACCAATTTGCCATCAGAGCTGGCTATTACCACGAGGACGAAGTAATCGGAAACCGTAAGTTTGCTACTGCCGGAGCCGGCCTCAAATTTAACATGTTTACTATTGATGCTTCGTACATCATTGCCATAGCGCAAAACAACCCACTGGCCAATACCATCCGCTTTTCATTAGGATTTGACCTGGATCAGATGGGAAAATAA
- the ispF gene encoding 2-C-methyl-D-erythritol 2,4-cyclodiphosphate synthase — MKIKVGFGYDVHKLGEGEELWIGGLHVPHSKGSIGHSDGDVLIHAICDALLGAANLRDIGFHFPDTSSHYKGIDSKILLRRTVELIKEKGYEISNIDSSVCLEKPKLKDLIPEMQALLAKVMEIDPEDIAIKATTSEKLGFVGAQEGVTAYASVLIQKPCK, encoded by the coding sequence ATGAAAATAAAAGTAGGATTTGGATACGATGTCCATAAACTGGGCGAAGGTGAAGAGCTTTGGATAGGCGGCCTACATGTGCCCCACAGCAAAGGCTCCATTGGTCATTCGGATGGCGATGTGTTGATTCATGCCATTTGCGATGCCCTGCTGGGTGCCGCCAACTTACGCGACATTGGCTTTCACTTTCCCGATACTTCATCACATTATAAAGGGATTGACAGCAAAATATTATTGCGTAGAACGGTGGAGCTCATCAAAGAAAAAGGTTATGAAATAAGCAATATCGACAGCAGCGTGTGCCTTGAAAAACCCAAACTGAAAGATTTGATTCCTGAAATGCAGGCACTGCTGGCCAAGGTAATGGAAATAGACCCCGAAGATATTGCCATTAAAGCTACCACAAGCGAAAAACTAGGTTTTGTGGGTGCGCAGGAAGGCGTTACCGCGTATGCCAGCGTGTTAATTCAGAAACCATGCAAATAA
- a CDS encoding CoA-binding protein, producing the protein MKKTLVIGASENPERYSHKAIKMLNEHHHSILALGTRTGEVDGIKIQKEIDKNEDVHTITMYVGPRNQPVHYELIKQLKPQRIILNPGTENPELESLAKENNIEVIRACTLVMLSTGQY; encoded by the coding sequence ATGAAAAAGACCTTAGTTATTGGCGCCAGCGAAAATCCTGAGCGATATTCGCACAAGGCAATTAAAATGTTAAATGAACACCATCATTCCATTTTAGCCTTGGGTACGCGAACCGGCGAAGTGGATGGAATAAAAATACAGAAAGAAATAGATAAAAACGAAGATGTGCATACCATTACCATGTACGTTGGCCCACGGAACCAGCCTGTTCATTATGAACTCATAAAGCAACTTAAACCCCAAAGAATTATTTTAAATCCGGGAACGGAAAACCCGGAATTAGAATCGCTGGCAAAAGAAAATAACATTGAAGTAATTCGTGCTTGCACCCTGGTAATGTTGAGTACGGGACAGTACTAA
- a CDS encoding thioredoxin family protein, whose translation MQNIGSISDFELLLKTNDMVLVYFSHNRCSVCKVLLPKVQDLLATDFPKVQMAYCNIEQAPEPAAQNSVFNAPTLLIFVQGKEYMRFSRNVGLIPLAQAIERPYGMLF comes from the coding sequence ATGCAAAATATTGGTTCGATATCGGATTTTGAATTGCTACTAAAAACCAACGATATGGTGCTCGTTTACTTTTCGCACAATAGATGCAGCGTATGCAAAGTGCTGCTACCAAAAGTACAGGACTTATTAGCAACTGATTTTCCAAAAGTACAGATGGCCTATTGCAACATTGAGCAAGCGCCAGAACCGGCCGCACAAAATTCCGTTTTTAATGCCCCTACCCTTCTTATTTTTGTTCAAGGCAAAGAGTATATGCGCTTTAGCCGAAATGTTGGTTTGATTCCGCTGGCTCAAGCCATCGAACGTCCGTATGGGATGTTGTTTTAA
- a CDS encoding urocanate hydratase, whose protein sequence is MKLKNSNMEINHFKSTILAGIPSELPPESEYDCTVNHAPVRKDILTEEEKKLALKNALRYFPSHHHKTLAPEFLKELRDYGRIYMYRFRPHYRMKARHIDDFPHKSKQAAAIMLMICNNLDYDVAQHPHELITYGGNGAVFQNWAQYLLTMQYLAIMNDEQTLVMYSGHPMGLYPSHRHAPRVVVSNGMVIPNYSKPDDWEKFNALGVSQYGQMTAGSFMYIGPQGIVHGTTITILNALRKLNTSTNDDTPKLFITAGLGGMSGAQPKAANIAKCISITAEVNPKALHTRHAQGWVDEVVESLTELEDRVKWAKKKKEVLSIAYKGNVVEVWEYFAERGIQVDLGSDQTSLHNPWAGGYYPVGLSYQEANEMMVAQPELFKQKVQDSLKRQVRAINTLNARGMYFFDYGNAFLLEAGRVGADVLLHDGKFKYPSYVQDIMGPMCFDYGFGPFRWVCTSNRPGDLAKTDRIACRVLEQLRLTSPVEIQQQMADNIHWIKEAEANKLVVGSQARILYADAEGRIKIAEAFNQAIKNGELSAPVVLGRDHHDVSGTDSPWRETSNIYDGSGFTADMAVQNVIGDSFRGATWVSIHNGGGVGWGEVINGGFGLVIDGSEEADKKIQSMLFWDVNNGISRRSWARNSEAVFAIKRAMEVNPQLRVTLPNIADDDVIEEVFGGESHPKEGMN, encoded by the coding sequence ATGAAACTCAAAAATAGCAACATGGAAATCAACCATTTTAAATCGACCATATTAGCAGGCATACCCAGTGAATTGCCGCCGGAATCGGAATATGATTGTACCGTTAACCACGCACCTGTGCGCAAGGATATCCTTACCGAAGAGGAAAAAAAACTGGCTTTAAAAAATGCGCTGCGCTATTTTCCTTCACATCACCATAAAACCCTTGCTCCTGAATTTTTAAAGGAACTCAGGGATTACGGACGTATTTACATGTATCGTTTTCGTCCGCATTACCGAATGAAAGCCCGCCATATTGATGATTTTCCGCATAAAAGTAAACAAGCGGCTGCCATCATGCTAATGATATGCAATAATCTTGACTATGATGTAGCACAACATCCGCATGAGCTAATTACCTATGGAGGCAATGGTGCTGTTTTTCAAAATTGGGCACAATACCTGCTTACCATGCAATATTTGGCTATCATGAATGATGAACAGACCCTGGTGATGTATTCCGGGCATCCCATGGGTTTATATCCTTCGCACCGCCATGCACCGCGTGTTGTCGTTAGCAATGGTATGGTGATACCCAATTATTCAAAACCCGATGACTGGGAAAAATTTAATGCCCTTGGCGTATCGCAATACGGACAGATGACAGCCGGCTCATTTATGTACATTGGGCCACAGGGCATTGTGCATGGAACAACTATTACCATTTTAAATGCCCTGCGTAAATTAAATACTTCCACAAATGACGATACACCAAAGTTATTTATTACGGCGGGTTTGGGAGGTATGAGTGGTGCCCAGCCTAAAGCAGCCAATATAGCCAAATGTATAAGTATAACTGCCGAGGTAAACCCCAAGGCCTTGCACACCCGACATGCACAAGGATGGGTGGATGAGGTAGTCGAAAGCCTTACGGAGTTGGAGGATAGGGTGAAATGGGCTAAAAAGAAAAAAGAGGTGCTATCCATCGCCTATAAAGGTAACGTGGTAGAGGTGTGGGAATATTTTGCCGAACGGGGCATTCAGGTAGATTTAGGTTCTGACCAAACATCGCTGCACAATCCCTGGGCAGGTGGTTATTATCCTGTTGGCTTATCCTATCAAGAGGCCAATGAAATGATGGTGGCCCAACCGGAGCTTTTTAAACAAAAGGTGCAAGATTCTTTAAAACGCCAGGTGCGGGCTATCAATACCCTAAATGCGCGTGGAATGTATTTTTTTGATTATGGAAATGCATTTTTATTGGAAGCCGGCAGGGTAGGAGCCGATGTTTTATTACACGACGGAAAGTTTAAATATCCCTCTTATGTGCAGGATATCATGGGCCCTATGTGTTTTGATTATGGCTTTGGCCCTTTCCGCTGGGTTTGTACCAGCAACCGGCCCGGTGATTTGGCAAAGACTGACCGTATAGCCTGCCGGGTGCTGGAGCAACTCCGGCTGACCTCCCCTGTGGAAATACAGCAGCAGATGGCAGACAATATTCATTGGATTAAGGAAGCAGAAGCAAACAAACTGGTTGTAGGTTCGCAGGCCCGGATTTTATATGCCGATGCGGAAGGTAGGATAAAAATAGCCGAGGCTTTTAATCAAGCCATTAAAAATGGTGAGTTGTCGGCACCTGTTGTGTTGGGACGCGATCATCACGATGTGTCGGGAACGGACAGCCCCTGGCGCGAAACATCTAATATTTATGATGGTTCAGGCTTTACCGCCGACATGGCAGTACAAAATGTTATTGGCGACAGCTTTAGAGGAGCCACATGGGTATCTATCCATAATGGTGGTGGCGTAGGTTGGGGAGAAGTAATAAATGGTGGCTTTGGCTTGGTGATAGACGGGAGTGAGGAAGCGGACAAAAAAATACAATCGATGTTATTTTGGGATGTGAACAATGGTATCTCGCGCAGAAGTTGGGCGCGCAATTCGGAAGCGGTATTTGCTATTAAAAGAGCCATGGAAGTCAATCCACAACTGAGGGTTACTTTGCCTAACATAGCAGATGATGATGTGATAGAAGAGGTTTTTGGCGGAGAATCGCACCCAAAAGAGGGAATGAATTAA
- a CDS encoding tetratricopeptide repeat protein: MTFKKASHLLIIVSFVMFYSNAMATYTLYSKQSDEQLMSINRDSLLIIESRTLSRAYQFDGAIDILEQVVKRDSFNRDAFTELERLYFKTSQHCAAIHLHNYLILNKVDSAYYAIRKALSLRKIGQYQKSLDIFMGAFATDSSNSFISTQIGDLYKALEIPERALVYYNKTCQIKPSSTVMIKALDLYLKINQKDEALRFFNRYYKTEFASNQILLRLYGKTLYVNGKIELARKTFSRLYAAGDSSLVTCKFLGTCLWKQEDYGNAIPVLENFIQLDTTDYQVYYMLGTCHLKYKFGYKPTLGVDFLEKAIALMQPDGKTLNRIYNELALHYQYHQNYEKELEIYLIMKENEPDSRHVDYKMATLYDYGFNDKKEALQRYQNLLTLYKADSTSKTDRWAIIKFLESRIQELTEDNFW, from the coding sequence ATGACTTTTAAAAAAGCAAGCCATTTACTTATCATTGTATCTTTCGTCATGTTTTACTCAAACGCGATGGCAACTTATACTTTGTACTCAAAGCAAAGTGATGAACAGCTTATGAGCATCAACCGTGATTCTTTGTTGATAATTGAATCGCGAACATTATCAAGGGCATACCAGTTCGATGGCGCCATTGATATATTGGAGCAGGTGGTTAAAAGGGATTCTTTTAATAGGGATGCTTTTACCGAGTTGGAGCGCTTGTACTTTAAAACCTCGCAGCATTGCGCAGCTATTCATTTACATAATTACCTGATCCTAAATAAGGTGGATAGTGCTTACTACGCTATACGCAAGGCTTTGTCGCTGAGAAAAATAGGCCAATACCAAAAGTCGTTGGATATTTTTATGGGAGCTTTTGCCACAGACTCAAGTAATTCTTTTATAAGCACGCAAATAGGCGACTTGTACAAAGCTTTAGAGATTCCAGAGCGTGCGCTTGTGTATTATAACAAAACATGCCAAATTAAGCCCAGCTCTACAGTAATGATCAAAGCCCTGGATCTATATCTCAAAATAAATCAAAAAGATGAGGCATTGCGATTTTTTAACCGCTATTACAAAACAGAGTTTGCCTCAAACCAAATTCTCCTGCGGCTCTATGGCAAAACCTTATATGTAAACGGCAAGATAGAGTTGGCACGCAAAACATTCAGCCGCTTATATGCTGCGGGCGATTCGTCCCTGGTTACCTGTAAGTTTTTGGGCACCTGCCTATGGAAACAGGAAGATTACGGCAATGCCATCCCTGTTCTCGAAAACTTTATCCAGCTCGATACCACCGATTACCAGGTATATTATATGTTGGGCACCTGCCATCTGAAATATAAGTTCGGGTATAAGCCTACCTTAGGGGTTGATTTTCTGGAAAAGGCCATCGCACTGATGCAACCCGACGGCAAAACCCTGAATCGAATTTACAATGAACTGGCGTTGCATTATCAATATCATCAAAACTACGAAAAAGAGTTGGAGATATATTTGATCATGAAAGAGAATGAACCGGACAGCAGACATGTGGACTATAAAATGGCCACCTTATATGATTACGGTTTTAATGATAAAAAAGAAGCCCTGCAACGATACCAAAATTTACTGACGCTGTACAAAGCCGACAGCACAAGTAAAACAGACAGATGGGCAATTATAAAATTTTTAGAAAGTAGAATCCAGGAACTCACAGAAGACAATTTTTGGTAG
- a CDS encoding BlaI/MecI/CopY family transcriptional regulator — protein sequence MKELTKAEEQIMHQLWDLGETNVKGIIKKLPEPKPAYNTVSTIVRILESKGFVDHKKQGKGHVYFPLVAKEVYKRKFMKRVMLHYFQGSFKELVSFFAKEDKMDINDLEELMNDVKSELQSENKNQIKDDLKNPKK from the coding sequence ATGAAAGAACTTACAAAAGCAGAAGAACAGATCATGCATCAGTTGTGGGATTTGGGGGAGACCAATGTAAAAGGTATTATTAAAAAACTCCCCGAACCCAAACCGGCATATAATACCGTAAGTACCATTGTGCGTATTTTGGAGAGCAAAGGTTTTGTGGATCATAAAAAGCAGGGCAAGGGACATGTATATTTTCCGTTGGTAGCGAAAGAAGTTTATAAAAGAAAGTTTATGAAACGGGTTATGTTGCATTACTTTCAAGGTTCGTTTAAGGAGCTGGTTTCCTTTTTTGCCAAGGAGGATAAGATGGACATCAACGATTTGGAAGAACTGATGAACGACGTAAAAAGTGAGTTACAGAGCGAAAACAAGAATCAAATAAAAGATGATTTAAAAAATCCAAAAAAATAA